In Haematobia irritans isolate KBUSLIRL chromosome 1, ASM5000362v1, whole genome shotgun sequence, a genomic segment contains:
- the LOC142221196 gene encoding venom serine carboxypeptidase — MTSLHIPFTKCIISFVLISEAGLFIIDIFPTKEGVISYLIARTSEVGMKIANHHCAMNVVVIVTFALFFVELCSGEKSPSYRKSFINPYPRFKAFNDGGNPGEPLFLTPLIRDTTIPREFIQKKAQVNGTQYHKVESYSGFLTVNPSFNSNMFFWYFPAEVDRAYAPVVLWLQGGPGASSLFGLFTENGPFEFNEKGDLKKRNYTWSKTHNLIFIDNPVGTGFSFTDRDEGYARNEKDVGHNLHEAMQQLYELFEWNQDGGFWITGESYAGKYVPALAYHIHHVQNAIDTRVHIPLKGVAIGNGLSDPIHQLKYGDYLYQLGLIDDNGLKKFHDAEAAGIDCIKKHNMDCAFDVFDNLLNGDMVNGSLFTNLTGFNYYYNYLHTKGDNYGQIMGDFIQSSQTRRSIHVGNLTYHDLDTENKVELFLKRDVMDTVAPWIAELLDTYTVCIYNGQLDIIVAYPLTRNYLNQLKFKNSDAYKIAPREIWRVDDEIAGYAKHAGHLVEIMVRNAGHMAPTDQPKWMYTLIHHLTHYKKIV; from the exons atgacatcccTGCATATTCCATTTACAAAGTGCATAATATcatttgttttgatctcagaagCCGGCTTGTTCAtaattgatatttttccaaCAAAGGAAGGCGTAATTTCTTATCTAATCGCAAGAACATCCGAG GTCGGAATGAAAATTGCAAATCATCATTGTGCAATGAACGTCGTCGTCATTGTCACTTTTGCACTTTTCTTTGTAGAGCTATGTAGTGGCGAAAAAAGTCCCTCTTATCGCAAAAGTTTCATAAATCCCTATCCCAGATTTAAAGCTTTCAATGACGGAGGCAATCCTGGGGAGCCATTATTTCTTACTCCCCTTATCAGGGACACGACAATTCCTCGtgaatttatacagaaaaaagcTCAAGTAAATGGCACACAATATCATAAAGTAGAGAGTTACTCCGGATTTTTGACTGTTAATCCCAGTTTCAATTCGAACATGTTTTTCTGGTACTTCCCGGCAGAGGTAGATCGTGCATATGCTCCCGTTGTTCTGTGGTTGCAAGGAGGGCCAGGGGCTTCTTCCTTATTTGGACTTTTCACTGAAAATGGCCCATTCGAATTTAATGAAAAGGGTGATCTAAAAAAGCGCAATTATACATGGAGCAAAACCCACAATTTGATATTCATAGACAATCCAGTGGGCACAGGATTTTCGTTTACTGATCGGGATGAGGGTTATGCCAGAAACGAGAAGGATGTGGGTCATAATCTACACGAAGCCATGCAGCAATTGTACGAGCTCTTCGAATGGAATCAGGATGGTGGCTTTTGGATAACGGGAGAATCATATGCTGGAAAATATGTTCCCGCCTTAGCGTATCAcatacatcatgtacaaaatgctATCGATACACGTGTCCACATTCCTCTCAAAGGCGTTGCTATTGGCAATGGGCTCTCCGATCCTATCCATCAATTAAAATATGGCGATTATTTGTATCAACTTGGTCTTATAGATGATAATGGATTGAAAAAGTTCCACGATGCAGAAGCAGCAGGCATTGATTGCATTAAAAAGCACAACATGGATTGTGCTTTTGATGTTTTCGACAACCTTCTCAATGGCGATATGGTCAATGGCTCTCTCTTTACAAATCTAACTGGCTTCAATTATTACTATAATTATCTTCACACAAAGGGTGATAATTATGGTCAAATCATGGGTGATTTCATACAATCTAGTCAAACAAGGCGATCAATTCATGTTGGTAATTTAACATACCATGACTTGGACACAGAGAACAAAGTGGAGTTGTTCCTAAAACGTGATGTCATGGACACCGTGGCACCATGGATTGCTGAGCTGCTAGATACTTACACTGTTTGCATTTATAATGGACAATTGGACATAATTGTGGCCTACCCTTTGACTCGCAACTAtttaaatcaattgaaatttaaaaactcGGATGCATACAAAATTGCTCCAAGAGAAATCTGGCGCGTTGATGATGAAATTGCGGGATATGCCAAACATGCTGGGCATTTAGTTGAGATAATGGTGCGTAATGCTGGTCACATGGCTCCAACTGATCAACCCAAATGGATGTATACTCTGATACACCACTTGACTCATTACAAGAagattgtttaa